The Pseudanabaena yagii GIHE-NHR1 genome segment TGCTGGTTAACTGGTGTGAACTAACTGTGACTAGACCTGATGGCAAGGTAGTTTACAAAAACTCTTTTGCCACCAATCACCTGATTACTGAGCAAACAGTGGTGGAAATCGTGCTGGCTGGTCGTACTCGTTGGAAAGTGGAAAATGAGAATAACAATACTCTCAAAACTAAGGGCTACAACCTAGAACACAACTTTGGACATGGCAAGGAGCATCTTGCTTCATTCCTAGCCACCCTCAATATTTTGTCCCTACTATTTCACACGTTATTGGAATTGGTCGATGACAAGTACCAGTTATTGCGCTCTCATTTGCCAACCCGCAAAACCTTTTTTAACGATTTACGCGCCTTGACTCGATATCTTGTTTTTGATAGTTGGGATCATCTTTTGACTTTTATGATTCAAGGTTTGGAGTTAGATCTCCCTCCCAACAGTAGTTAATTTTTCATAATGAGAATTGCTGCTATCAAAGATGGTGACGATGCTTTGCTGGTTAACTGGTGTGAACTAACTGTGACTAGACCTGATGGCAAGGTAGTTTACAAAAACTCTTTTGCCACCAATCACCTGATTACTGAGCAAACAGTGGTGGAAATCGTGCTGGCTGGTCGTACTCGTTGGAAAGTGGAAAATGAGAATAACAATACTCTCAAAACTAAGGGCTACAACCTAGAACACAACTTTGGACATGGCAAGGAGCATCTTGCTTCATTCCTAGCCACCCTCAATATTTTGTCCCTACTATTTCACACGTTATTGGAATTGGTCGATGACAAGTACCAGTTATTGCGCTCTCATTTGCCAACCCGCAAAACCTTTTTTAACGATTTACGCGCCTTGACTCGATATCTTGTTTTTGATAGTTGGGATCATCTTTTGACTTTTATGATTCAAGGTTTGGAGTTAGATCTCCCTCCCAACAGTAGTTAATTTTTCATAATGAGAATTGCTGGGGAGGGGGGGTGCTACACAAACCCTCTCCCAATGCCCAAAAGTAAAAGCCTTGTGTAGTAAGGCTTTTACTTTTGAGATTTTAAAATTTGAAAGCTTAACCCGAACTGACGTTATTATAGATTGACGGTCTACGTCTAACCTTACAGACTCTCTATCAAGGGCAGCAATCATCCACTGGGGTAAATTGATAGAAACAGACTGAGTTTCTAAAGCAGGGCGTTTTAATGTAGATAGATCGAACAAATCTAAAACATCTTCACCATCATCAAACTTTTTATCTAACTCTTCAGCTTTCATATAAATTGGCTAAGCTAGTTGCAATACTTGAGGTGATGGCAAGGGTTTACCCGTTGCTTCGTAGTCTTCGATTAAAAGTTCTAATACCTCCTCTGCATTAGCGATCGCCTCTGCATAAGTATCTCCATGCGTAAAGTATCGCTGCAAGTCATTGGAAAACTCAGGTAATTCCACCAGATAACAGTTGTCTTCATCTGACCAAACAAGATTAACGCGATACTTATATTTCATAATTTAAGCTCTTAGCTTCACTGCGATTAGCAAAACGATTGGGCTTAGCCTTCTGATAATTAAAGCTATATTCAGGCAAAAGCTCATCATCAGAATTTAGTTGATTCTCAAAAGCATTGCTGCTCATAGTTTTCATGCTCTTTTCTAGCGGCTAAACGGGCGCTAATAATCCGAATGAGAAAACAAGGGGCGCAAGCCCCTTGTTTTTTGCTATTTAGCTGCCACCGATGCGAGCGACATCGCGAGAGTTGGCTTCAAAGGCGGCGTTGAGGGCATCATCACCACTCAGACCATCTTCTAAGGCTTCCTTAATCGCTTGCAATACCCGCTTGTAATCCTTGGGCATTACCTTCACAAATTTAGGAACACTCGCATTCCAATCAGCGAGAACCTTCGCCCCCTTAGCGCTTTCTGTATAGTCAACGTGCTGCTGAATCAACTGCTTCAGATCCTTGATTTCTTCGGGATCTTCGAGTTTCTCTAAGCCGACCATAGAAGTATTGCAACGGGTTGCAAAATCGCCCGATTCATCGAGAATGTAGGCAACACCTCCACTCATACCTGCGGCGAAGTTCCGTCCTGTTAAACCGAGAACGACGACTTTTCCGCCAGTCATATATTCGCAACCGTGATCGCCGATGCCTTCGACTACGGTATTTACGCCAGAGTTCCGCACCGCAAAGCGTTCGCCAGCGATACCGCGAATGTAGACTTCGCCACTGGTTGCACCGTAGAGAGCGACGTTACCTGCGATGATATTCTCTTCAGCGACAAAGGTAGAAGATTTGTGGGGATAGAGAATGATCTTACCGCCGCTCAGTCCTTTACCGAGATAGTCATTGGTATCGCCTTCCAGTTCAAGGGTGACACCTGATGGAACAAATGCACCGAAGCTTTGACCAGCCGTGCCTTGGAAATGCAGATGTACGGTGTCATCGGGCAATCCTTCCCAATGGCGCTTGGTGATTTCGTTGCCGAGGATGGTTCCGACAGCGCGATTGATGTTCTTGATGGGAACTGTGGCGTGAACAGGCTCACCATCAACGATCGCCGCTTGACATAAATCTAACAACACCGTCATATCAAGGGACTTATCTAAACCGTGATCCTGTGGAATTTGGGCATAGCGTCCGACATCTTCACCGACTTCGGGCTGATAGAGAATCTTGGAGAAGTCTAAGCCTTTCGCTTTCCAATGTTCCACTGCTTGCTTGGCTTCGAGGACATCAGTGCGACCAACCATTTCATCGAGAGTGCGGAAGCCTAACTGTGCCATCAGTTCACGCACTTCTTGAGAGATGAAGGTCATGAAGTTGACGGTGTGGGCAGGATCGCCTGTGAACTTCTCGCGCAATTGAGGGTCTTGAGTGGCAACTCCGACGGGGCAGGTGTTGAGATGGCAGACGCGCATCATGATACAGCCAAGGGTGACGAGGGGAGCCGTAGCAAAGCCAAACTCTTCAGCACCAAGTAAAGCGGCGATGACAACATCACGACCTGTTTTCATTTGTCCATCGGTTTCCACAACGATGCGGCTGCGGAGGTTGTTGAGAACGAGGGTTTGGTGGGTTTCTGCAAGTCCGAGTTCCCAAGGCAAGCCAGCGTGCTTGATCGAGGTTTGGGGAGATGCGCCAGTGCCGCCATCGTAGCCAGATATCAGCACGACATCAGCATGGGCTTTGGAAACCCCTGCGGCGATCGTGCCGACACCGACTTCCGAAACCAGCTTGACGCTGATGCGGGCGGCGCGATTGGCATTTTTGAGGTCATGAATCAACTCAGCGAGGTCTTCGATGGAGTAGATGTCATGGTGAGGAGGTGGCGAAATTAAGCCCACACCGGGGGTGGAGTGGCGCACTTTGGCAATCCAAGGATAGACTTTCTTTCCAGGAAGTTGCCCGCCTTCCCCCGGTTTTGCGCCTTGTGCCATTTTGATTTGAATCTCTTTGGCTTGGGACAGATAGAGGCTAGTTACACCGAAACGTCCAGAGGCAACCTGTTTGATGGCACTATTTTTGGAATCACCTTGCTCGTTTGTCCATGTGTAGCGATCGGGATCTTCGCCACCTTCGCCTGTGTTGGACTTGCCACCGATGCGATTCATGGCGATCGCTAAAGCTTCATGGGCTTCCTTAGAAATGGAACCGTAGCTCATCGCGCCAGTTTTGAATCGGCGGAGAATGCTTTCAATGGGTTCTACTTCCTCAAGGGGAATCGATTCGCGAGATTTGAAATCGAGCAAACCACGGAGGGTGAAATGCTGTTGATTCTGTTCATTGACAAGGGCAGAGTATTTCTTAAACTGCTCGTAATTGCCTTCACGCACGGCCTTTTGCAAAGCATGGATGGTTTCAGGGCTGAACAAGTGGGCTTCACCTTCCTTGCGCCATTGGTATTCGCCGCCGACATCGAGAGTATTACCACTAGCGGGACGATCGGGGAAAGCATGGGTATGACGCGCGATCGCTTCTTTGGCGATTACTTCCAAATTAGCTCCTTCAATGCGGGAGGCTGTCCAAGTGAAATATTGCTTGATCACCTCTTGATTCAAGCCAACGGCTTCAAAGATTTGAGCGCCGCGATAGCTTTGGATCGTGGAAATACCAATTTTAGAAGCGACTTTTGTTACTCCCTTAGTTGCCGACTTGATGTAGTTCTTGACCGCAGTTTTGTAATCGACATTTACGAGCAAGCCTTGCTTGATCATGTCGTTGATACTTTCAAAGGCGAGGTAAGGATTGATTGCGCCGCAACCGTAGCCAATTAAGAGGGCGAAGTGATGCACTTCTCTAGGTTCACCAGATTCGAGGACTAAGCCGACTCTGGTTCTTGTGCCTGTGCGGATGAGATGGTGATGTAACCCTGATACCGCCAATAATGCTGGAATTGGCGCATGGTCAGGATTTACACCCCGATCGCTTAAAATCAAAATATTCACACCATCAGCGATCGCTTGATCAGCCTTAGCACAAATTTCGGCGATAGTTGACTCTAATCCAGATACACCAGATTTAGGATCGAACAAAGTCGAAAGAGTGACGGATTTAAAATCACCTTCGTTAATATGCTTCAACTTCGCCAGTTCCCCATCGCTGAGAATGGGAGTTTTTAACTCAATCAAGTGACAGCTTTCTGGTTCAGGTTTTAATAAATTCCGTTCTGCACCAATTGTCGTCTCTGCGGAAGTAATAATCTCTTCACGAATGGAGTCAATTGGTGGATTGGTTACCTGTGCAAATAACTGTTGAAAATAATCGTAGAGAAGTTTAGAACGATTGGAAAGAACTGCTAAAGGAGCATCATTTCCCATCGCACCCACAGCTTCCACGCCATCACGCGCCATTGGGGTTAACAGCAAGCGCAAATCTTCAAAGGAATAACCGAAAGCCATTTGACGCTGTGTGAGGGGAATCGCTTCTGGTTCGGAGACTTCTGCATCCTTGAGACTGGCGATTTCCACCATATGCTGATTAATCCACTCACGGTAGGGATGCTCAGTTGCAATTTGATGCTTGATCTCTTCATCAGCAACAATCCGACCTTCCTGCATATTCACCAAAAACATCCGTCCAGGTTGCAAGCGCCCCTTGGATTCGATGCGTTCAGGTTCAATTTGTAATACCCCTGCTTCCGAGGCGAAGATAACTAGATCATCCTTGGTGACGTAGTAGCGCGAAGGACGTAAACCATTACGATCCAAGACTGCGCCGATCATTGTGCCATCGGTGAAGGCGATCGAAGCAGGACCATCCCAAGGTTCCATCAAACAGGAATGATATTCATAAAATGCCTTCTTCTCATCACTCATGGACTCATGGGCAGTCCAAGGCTCAGGAATCATCATCATCACAGCGTGAGGCAGTGATCGCCCTGCCAAAGTCAGTAATTCCAAAGCATTATCAAAAATTGTGGAGTCACTACCATCAACATTAATGACAGGCTTGATCTTCGCAATGTCATCACCAAACAGATCTGACTCAAACATCGATTGACGAGCAATCATCCAGTTAATATTGCCGCGCAATGTGTTGATTTCACCATTGTGGGCAATGTAGCGATAAGGGTGCGATCGCTCCCAACTGGGGAAAGTATTGGTGCTAAAGCGGGAGTGAACTAAAGCCAGAGCGCTCTCTATATCGGGATCATGCAAATCATGGGCGTAATACTGCCCAACTTGCGCCGTCATCAACATCCCCTTATAGACAATCGTGCGACAGGAAAGGCTAGCTGGATACCAATAGGGATCGATATTTGCTGCGCGAATTGCTGTATGAGCAAGCTTACGCAGCACAAATAATTTGCGATCAAATGCGAGATCATCTACAAGATCAGACGATCGCTGAATGAATACCTGTTGCATGAATGGCTCACTGGACTGAGCTGTTGCTCCCAAAGACGAATTATCGGTGGGTACATCGCGCCAACCGAGAACCTTTAAACCTTCTGCTTCTACCAACTTCTCGAAGGTTTTTCTTCCATTTTGCCTTGCTTCAAGATTGGGAGAAGCATAAACCATCCCTACGCCATATTGTCCTGCCTCAGGCAAGATAATATTTGCGGTGGCTGCCACTTTTGCTAGAAATTTATGGGGAAGCTGTAACAAAATCCCCGCACCATCACCTGTATTCGTCTCACAGCCACAAGCACCACGGTGTTCCAAGTTTTCCAGAATTGTTAGCCCCTGCTCAACGATCGCATGGGACTTTTGCCCTGACTTATGTACGATAAAGCCAACTCCACAAGCATCATGTTCAAACTGTGGATCGTACAAACCTTGTTTTACTGGGAGTGCGTTGCTATTCATCATGGACTACAAAGGGTGTGGTATCTAAAAGGATTATGTAAGCTGGGACGTAATTAAAAGGTTACGCGGGCTACATTAGGATTGTACTCATAAATCTATATCTTAGGTAAGATGTCTTCAAAAAATGATATACCTGTAGCCAGAACATAAACCTCAATAGAGAGTTACACTGCAACTCTCTATTGAGGTTTATGTCCCAATCTAGCTAACTACAGCTATACCCCTTCAATTGGTATAAGATATTAGCAAGAAGTACTGATTTGGGGCGCAAATCCTATCTATGCCTGAGAAAGAACAAATGAGCCTGTTCGATTTGACTCCATCGGAAGTTCCGATCACAGAACTCCCTAAGGCTGATGGTGTCGCTGAGGCTCTACCAACCAAAACTGCGCGTTCTTCTAAAAATATTGCTACTGCTGCCATTGCTGCTGTACCTGTAAATGAGCAATTTGCTAGCCTCGATGATCTAAAAGTAGCCGCCTGTAACTGTCAGAAATGCCCCCTTGCCCCAACTCGTACTAATGTGGTCGTCGAAAGAGGCGATCGCAATGCCAAAATCTTGATCATTGGTGAAGCCCCAGGAGAACAAGAAGATTTATCAGGGCTACCCTTTGTTGGCAAGTCAGGACAGCTTTTAGACAAAATTTTAGAATCCGTAGGTTTTGACACCAGCAAAGATGTCTATGTTTGCAACACCGTCAAATGTCGCCCTCCTAATAATCGTGTCCCCACCGAAGTCGAAACAACTACCTGCAAACCCTATTTATTAGAACAAATTCGCCTCGTCGATCCCAAAATCATTTTGCTCACAGGTGCAACCTCTCTGAAATCAATCCTTGGTGAAAAATTAGGCATTACCAAAGTTCGCGGTAAATGGTATGAGTGGGAAGGTCGCCTAGTAATGCCCATATTTCACCCCTCCTATTTATTACGCAACCAAAGTCGTGAGCAGGGCAGTCCCAAGTGGCTAACATGGCAAGATATAAAAGCAATTAAAGCCAAATATTTAGAAATAATAGGTACAAACCCAGTTGATGATGAGGAATTTTAGTGAGTAATGTAAGAGCTGATTTAGCGGAGATGGTGGATGTGGCGCTGTGGGAATGGTTATCTCCCCATGCCGCTAGAGCAAGGGTAATTTTAGTTGGGGCAAATCTGGATCTCGTCGATGTGGGTGTTGCGTTAACTGAGGACAATACGCAGTTAGTCCAGTCATGGATCGAGGATGGCTGGTTGCGTCATCCTACTGCCGAGGAGCTAAGTGCTTGGAATGCAAACAAGGAAAAAGAATTTACGAGTCTTGTCATTCCACCATTTGTATTAGCCAAGCTTAATTTCTAACGTCAGTTCGGGTTAAGCTGGCAAATTTTAAAAATTCAAAAGTAAAAGCCTTGCGTAGCAAGGCTTTTACTTTTGGGCTTTGAGAGAGGCTTTGCTACGCAAAGCCTCTCTCAAAGCCCGTTTCAAATTATCCCGAACTCGCGTTAATTTCTAGTAAAACGGGCTTCTTTTCATCCCTTTTTACTGTGAATAAAAAAGGAGACCAGTTATTAACTGGTCTCCTTTTTTATTCACAGTAACCAAAGAAAAAAGCCTAGGTTACTTTCCCTGTTTCGTTCCTAGGCTTTTTTCTTTGTTCGCTCCTCACACCTCTATACTATACATCCCTTGCCTAGAAATGTCTACTAGATCTTTGTAAAAAACTAGATATTTTCATACGCCTTTTGGCTGATATTTTAGTTTTGCAGCGATCGCTACCCATCTAGAGGAGGCGAAAAGTCTTGATGTAATTAGCGATCGCTACTCAAACAACCCCATCACAAGATGATCTCGTATAGTTAATATCGAGCTTAAAATAATTTGCTAATCCCATCCAACTTCAAATTATGACAATTTTCAACAGTTCACAAGTACCGATCGCGATGACGATCGCTGGTTCGGATAGTGGTGGGGGTGCAGGGATACAGGCAGACCTACGCACCTTTGCCTTTCATTGCGTGCATGGGGCGAGTGTACTCACTTGCATCACTGCCCAAAATACACAGGGTGTAACGCGAGTGGATGCCATGTCACCCGAAGCCGTAACAGCGCAATTTGAAGCGGTGATGATTGATATGCGAGTGGGGGCAATCAAAACGGGGATGCTGCTCAATCAAGAGATTATTAAAACCGTTGCCAAGAAACTAGTTGCCTTTGGCTGTGGAAATGTGGTGGTCGATCCAGTGATGGTGTCACGGGCGGGAGCACAATTATTAGATGATGATGCGGTGAAAACGATCCGTGAGCAGTTAATTCCCCTTGCGGCGATCACTACACCTAATCGCTATGAAGCCCAAATTCTCGCAGACATGGAAATTCATACTCTGGAGGATATGCAAACAGCGGCTCAGAAAATTTATAAATTAGGGGCGCGATCGGTTCTCGTCAAGGGTGGTGGCTTCACCAACGAACTGAAGGGTATTGATGTGTGGTTTGATGGCGATCGCCTAGAGGTCTTACAGACAGAAGTAATTGATACGCCGCATACTCATGGGACTGGCTGTACTTTGTCCGCCGCGATCGCGGCAAATTTGGCTTTGGGAAAACCACACTTTCAAGCAGTTCAAGATGCAAAGAACTATGTTACTGAAGCTTTGAAATATTCTTTAGCGATCGGGCAGGGACAGGGGCCAGTTGGACATTTCTATCCGTTACTTAATCGTGGGTAGTACGAGGCATCAACCATGATTAAGGGACTTGCTATTAATTTAAAGTACATGTGGCTTCGACTCCGCTCAGCCAACGTTAGCTGAGCGAAGTCGAAGCTAGATAACTTTGGTGG includes the following:
- the brnA gene encoding type II toxin-antitoxin system BrnA family antitoxin, with the translated sequence MKAEELDKKFDDGEDVLDLFDLSTLKRPALETQSVSINLPQWMIAALDRESVRLDVDRQSIITSVRVKLSNFKISKVKALLHKAFTFGHWERVCVAPPLPSNSHYEKLTTVGREI
- a CDS encoding type II toxin-antitoxin system HicB family antitoxin, whose amino-acid sequence is MKYKYRVNLVWSDEDNCYLVELPEFSNDLQRYFTHGDTYAEAIANAEEVLELLIEDYEATGKPLPSPQVLQLA
- the gltB gene encoding glutamate synthase large subunit, with the translated sequence MNSNALPVKQGLYDPQFEHDACGVGFIVHKSGQKSHAIVEQGLTILENLEHRGACGCETNTGDGAGILLQLPHKFLAKVAATANIILPEAGQYGVGMVYASPNLEARQNGRKTFEKLVEAEGLKVLGWRDVPTDNSSLGATAQSSEPFMQQVFIQRSSDLVDDLAFDRKLFVLRKLAHTAIRAANIDPYWYPASLSCRTIVYKGMLMTAQVGQYYAHDLHDPDIESALALVHSRFSTNTFPSWERSHPYRYIAHNGEINTLRGNINWMIARQSMFESDLFGDDIAKIKPVINVDGSDSTIFDNALELLTLAGRSLPHAVMMMIPEPWTAHESMSDEKKAFYEYHSCLMEPWDGPASIAFTDGTMIGAVLDRNGLRPSRYYVTKDDLVIFASEAGVLQIEPERIESKGRLQPGRMFLVNMQEGRIVADEEIKHQIATEHPYREWINQHMVEIASLKDAEVSEPEAIPLTQRQMAFGYSFEDLRLLLTPMARDGVEAVGAMGNDAPLAVLSNRSKLLYDYFQQLFAQVTNPPIDSIREEIITSAETTIGAERNLLKPEPESCHLIELKTPILSDGELAKLKHINEGDFKSVTLSTLFDPKSGVSGLESTIAEICAKADQAIADGVNILILSDRGVNPDHAPIPALLAVSGLHHHLIRTGTRTRVGLVLESGEPREVHHFALLIGYGCGAINPYLAFESINDMIKQGLLVNVDYKTAVKNYIKSATKGVTKVASKIGISTIQSYRGAQIFEAVGLNQEVIKQYFTWTASRIEGANLEVIAKEAIARHTHAFPDRPASGNTLDVGGEYQWRKEGEAHLFSPETIHALQKAVREGNYEQFKKYSALVNEQNQQHFTLRGLLDFKSRESIPLEEVEPIESILRRFKTGAMSYGSISKEAHEALAIAMNRIGGKSNTGEGGEDPDRYTWTNEQGDSKNSAIKQVASGRFGVTSLYLSQAKEIQIKMAQGAKPGEGGQLPGKKVYPWIAKVRHSTPGVGLISPPPHHDIYSIEDLAELIHDLKNANRAARISVKLVSEVGVGTIAAGVSKAHADVVLISGYDGGTGASPQTSIKHAGLPWELGLAETHQTLVLNNLRSRIVVETDGQMKTGRDVVIAALLGAEEFGFATAPLVTLGCIMMRVCHLNTCPVGVATQDPQLREKFTGDPAHTVNFMTFISQEVRELMAQLGFRTLDEMVGRTDVLEAKQAVEHWKAKGLDFSKILYQPEVGEDVGRYAQIPQDHGLDKSLDMTVLLDLCQAAIVDGEPVHATVPIKNINRAVGTILGNEITKRHWEGLPDDTVHLHFQGTAGQSFGAFVPSGVTLELEGDTNDYLGKGLSGGKIILYPHKSSTFVAEENIIAGNVALYGATSGEVYIRGIAGERFAVRNSGVNTVVEGIGDHGCEYMTGGKVVVLGLTGRNFAAGMSGGVAYILDESGDFATRCNTSMVGLEKLEDPEEIKDLKQLIQQHVDYTESAKGAKVLADWNASVPKFVKVMPKDYKRVLQAIKEALEDGLSGDDALNAAFEANSRDVARIGGS
- a CDS encoding uracil-DNA glycosylase, producing the protein MPEKEQMSLFDLTPSEVPITELPKADGVAEALPTKTARSSKNIATAAIAAVPVNEQFASLDDLKVAACNCQKCPLAPTRTNVVVERGDRNAKILIIGEAPGEQEDLSGLPFVGKSGQLLDKILESVGFDTSKDVYVCNTVKCRPPNNRVPTEVETTTCKPYLLEQIRLVDPKIILLTGATSLKSILGEKLGITKVRGKWYEWEGRLVMPIFHPSYLLRNQSREQGSPKWLTWQDIKAIKAKYLEIIGTNPVDDEEF
- a CDS encoding DUF2288 domain-containing protein translates to MSNVRADLAEMVDVALWEWLSPHAARARVILVGANLDLVDVGVALTEDNTQLVQSWIEDGWLRHPTAEELSAWNANKEKEFTSLVIPPFVLAKLNF
- the thiD gene encoding bifunctional hydroxymethylpyrimidine kinase/phosphomethylpyrimidine kinase, with the protein product MTIFNSSQVPIAMTIAGSDSGGGAGIQADLRTFAFHCVHGASVLTCITAQNTQGVTRVDAMSPEAVTAQFEAVMIDMRVGAIKTGMLLNQEIIKTVAKKLVAFGCGNVVVDPVMVSRAGAQLLDDDAVKTIREQLIPLAAITTPNRYEAQILADMEIHTLEDMQTAAQKIYKLGARSVLVKGGGFTNELKGIDVWFDGDRLEVLQTEVIDTPHTHGTGCTLSAAIAANLALGKPHFQAVQDAKNYVTEALKYSLAIGQGQGPVGHFYPLLNRG